A stretch of DNA from Ochotona princeps isolate mOchPri1 chromosome 30, mOchPri1.hap1, whole genome shotgun sequence:
CcgtaaagaagaaaaagaaaaaaaaaaacataaccatGCTAGTGACAACATAGCCACTAAGACAGAAAACGGGTGGGCAGCCACCCATCCACCCACGTACAGAACGTCCGTGCTTCTCCACTGAAAACCTACAAGCAATGAACACTTCCTCCAACAGAAACTTGGGCTTCTTAGCAAATGGTGATTCGAGGACTGCACAGAAAATACTGGAAATCAACCTGGAACATTCTGTAACATCTGATAGCAGGCCAAACTGTCTCCCCAGGGGGTGTCACGGGAGGGCGTGTGGGAAGGGCCCCCTCCAATCCAAAGCAGAACTGCAGTGTAGTGAAAGTTGGCAGATAAAGGGAATATGCAATTATCCTGCATTTCCTAGAATAAAATGTACCACTGCATAACCAAATAGCAGATGGCAGCAAGTgtcctggttaaaaaaaaaaaaaagagagagttttCTAATTATAGAAATATTCCATCTAAGAAACAAGGAATGTCGGAGTAAGAGTCACTACTCAGCAACCCTTGGTGAATGAATggatctgaaaatagctgtggccaCCAACATTACAGAGCTCACCACACCGGGGCTTCGTGACACAGCAGATGGTAATGTGGTCTTGCCAGAAGAGAAGGAAATCACACATAAATTTGTCCCATTTCTTCAGAGTAAACTTACAGGAAATACGTAAGCTAACAGAACACCACACGTACGCAATCAGCAAAATTCAGACCTTATGCAAAGTGATTCAGTCACTTAGCTAGACACGAGTTGggggtttttctgttttaaatatgcACATTCATGATTGATCAACATTCTCCATGAAGAAGAAAGGGTACTGTTGTTCCTTGCTAACATCTGACTGTAAGCTCTGCCCTTCTCCCCTCTGTGTCCTCCGCGTTGGTGCACCTGCTGGACCCTTGGAGTCCCTGCTCGGATGCCAAGTGCTAAGATGATGTACACAGTCCCAGGACAGCAGGAACAAGTGGGAAGGTCGCCCAGAAATGAATCTACTTTACAAAAGACTGTTTACAAACATCTATGCTATCTGGCCTTTGGGTGACTTAGATCAGAGACAGTCCTGGGCCGCCCGTCATCCAGAGGAATTCCTCTTACATTTCCGACCTCAGACTACTAAGTAGTATCAATAGATACCAATATTACTCTTTACAAAACTCAAGTTCATAATCCTCAAATCATCATGGTAGAACATGGCTTTAAATACTGTAGTCAAATGAATAATTCATCCGTAGAGAATACATCAGAAATAAACCTGCACTTCTTGTCCTATTCGAAATTCCCGTGAAAGGAACTGACTCAGCGGCCGTCAGAGAGCGCCGGCACTGACTTACCCAGGACGACTCTGCAGTCCTCCCCGTCCAGGCGCAGTGTCCACGTGCTGGTGGTCTCCGACCTGCTCTCCAGCCACTTCTTCAGGCTTTTCCCGTCGATTTCCAGGGTGTATTCATAAGCGAACCCGCTGACGGCGTCTATGTTGATGGTTGCTTTTGTCTTGGTGGCGCCGACACAGAAGGTCTCTTTGCCCACTAACTTAAACATCCATTCTTTCCTTATCTCTTCCTGGGTAATAAAATATAAGTGTGTACAACACACAGTCGCAAGAAAAAGTAGCATTGAACTTTAGAAATGATGTGATTAAAGTAATGGGATGGCAGTGCTGTGAGATGTAACTTTATTGACAATGCCAGAGTTTCAGAAAATAAAGGCCTTTCCGGAAAGGGTTTGGCCTGGCAGCAAAGGTGCCTGGTCAGGTGCTGCCGGCCCACATGGGAGCAGCTGAGTGCACGTTCAGCCCAGGCGCAGGCCTCAGGTCAGCGCAGACCCTGACTGGCTCTGTGCCGCCCTGCGCTAGACCAGAAACGAGACcccggctcccagctctggctgtccctGCCCCATCCACTGTGGGCCACCAGCCAGTAAATGGGCGACTTTacctctgcctcacaaataaatacacagaaactttttttttaagatttatttttattgcaaaatcagatatacatagaggaggaaagacagagaggaagatcttccgtccaatgattcactccccaggtgaccggtgttgcgccaatccgaagccaggcgccaggaacctcctccgggtctcccatgggggtgcagggtcccaaagctttggtccgtcttccactgctctcccagaccacaaacaggaagctgaatgggaagtggggctgccgggattagaatgggtgcccattctaatgaatcatcggacggaagatcttcctctgtgtctctcctcctctctgtatatctgactttgaaataaaaataaaataattcttaaaaaaaaaaaaaaaaaagaaacagccttGGAGCAGAAATCTAGTTTGGACAGGATATGGTACAGATGAGGGGACTGacaggtgtcttttttttttttggggggggaaaaGAAAAGGCCATTTTAAGTTCAAACATCAGAAGTTATACTTTACAACTTATATACTATTATTAGTTTGCTTTTTACAGTAAAATGATGTATGCAAACAATACAAAATTAATCAcggttttaaaaaaacagaaaccaaacaaAATCAGGCTCCTCTGCCTTTGTTTCCCAGGCTCCTTTGCGTGTTTCCCAGCCTCCTTTGCGTGTTTCCCACATAGCATGTCTGTCTCCTACCTTCCCGTCTACGTAGACAACGCGTTTGCCTGAGGTGGTGCCATGTTCAAATTCAATCTTGTGGATTCCATCACTTAAAGCAACATCCCAAACGGCTACAAGATCTGTCattttttccaggctgtaagGAGGACTAAGGGAATAAAACAAAGCCATTAAAATGAGCCAAAAGTAGTAACAGGGAAAAAAACTAAGATGAAACTCTGAGATTTTTACAACCCATaacattacaaaacattaaagtgACATTATCTGACAAATCCTACTCACAGTGCAGGTATAACTATTTCCTCCCTGTTACTCTACCTTCAAGAGAGAACTATATCTGGATATATAGTCCGATAATTCCCAAGTCACCTAACAGTTAATAGGATTAAGACTATCAGCACTAAACAGTGCTTTGGGCCGGGCTGCGTACAGCACGTGGAAACACCAGCGAACAACCCCAGTCTTCACCATGCACACACCAAGCCTGCCACACAcccgcacatacacacacgcacaccccaagcccccacacacccccacactCCTACACCCCCCACACCCAAGCCCCCCACACCCACTCACGCACACCCACACACcttcacacccacacacacacacacacacacaccccgcacacacacacccatacctccacacccacacacactcccacacacacccacacacatgcacaccccacTTACAAAGTGCAGAGTttagtttttctccttttttcataTCCAATTACTCCAAAACAAGACCTTTCCAAACCTTCCAAACTTCAACTAATAGTTAGGGACTCATCTTAACaaagaagtaaaatgaataaaaccaaagaaaaaaagcatgcaGAAGAGAAATAACTTACTGTAGAAATAAAACTAGTACAAGCATGTTCTGGAAAATATTAACTCTTAGTGATACTATAAGAAATATTACAGTACACAACTTTCTTGGGAGAGTAAGTGGTTAGCCTAGTAATAAGATGCTAGCTAGCCCTCTGGGTCCTGTGTGGGCGCACCTGCCGAAGCGCCTGGGTTGCTGCCAGCCAAGGTCCCCAGCTGGCAGCTTTGAGTGGTCCAGGGCTTCTGCACGCCTTCGGGCGTGAGCCTGGCATGAGAACGGTCTTTCTCAGTTACAAAAAAGGTTACGGTACTATTAATACACACTGCTGATATTAATATTCTCAGGTGAATACATGTGTCCTGGCAAATGACATACACAATGCACATTTAATAGGTGATTGGtattttgatatttaaatttttagctTTGAAATAAGTAACCTTTGTTGCAGTACGAATGACCACAGCTGGCCACCGCAAAGAGCCTACTGTGTGCAGTCCTGAtttcagagctgtgccaatctgcacTCAGCGTGGGCAGGGCTGGTCTTGCCTAAGGTCCTGGGGACACTAAGCGATGGGCAGATGCCGGCTCCAGGGCCTGCTCTACTTGAGTGTCTCGTCCTCCCTTCATTCTCACCTCCCTCGTGTGCTCTCAGGGAGGCAGAAGTGGGTGTCAAAGGCCCCTGGGTCGAGGGCGGTGTAGAGACCTCACCTCAAGGTTCTACAGGGAAGGGTGCCGCACAGGTGGTTGGCACCTCCAGGCCAGGCGCTGACTGCCCCTGCTGTAAACTGAAGTAAAACGCATCACACATTCTGCAGTGTACGAAACGTGGTCTCAACAGAGCAGCCTGCGTAAATAACTCCGCGGGACAATCTTAACGATGTCGGGCTAGTTGGAGTGCCGTGTGACACTTTTACCTGTCATCGTCTTCAAAGATAGAACTGTCCTCTCCCGACGCCATGCTCGGCAGAACAGGCTATCCAATTAGCAGCCATAgaagggaaaaagcagaagaattgcagcaaagaaaaactgaaagcaaCAAAGAAGACATCTACAGGAGGCTTTGGTAACTTTGCAATCCATTTCTTAAACTGCATGCAATTTCTGATGAAACAGTTTTACATACAATAGAATTGCagtctttaattttcaaagaagTTAAATCATGCAACAAGCCAATTCTATcttgacaatttctttttttaaaagatttatttatttttattggaaaggcggatatacaaagaggaggagagacagagaggaagatcttccatccgatgcttcactccccaagcggccacaacggttggagctgagccaatctgaagccaggagccaggaacttcctccaggtctcccatgtgggtgcagggtcccaaagctttgggccatcttcgactgcattcccaggtgacaggtagggagctgggttagaaccagtgcccatatgggaccctggcgtgttcaaggcgaggactttaactgctatgctaactCACCGGGCCCTACAATTTATTAAAAGTAGAATTTCTTAATACTAGTGAAGAATAGATTTTAGTTTGTTGGCAGCATTATAGCAGATCAGAGTTTAGGGAGGCCTGACGAGTCCCCTGGGGCGCAGGCTTCTCAGAGTGAAGCCCAAGGGTGCAAGCCAGCAACGCGTCCAAACAAACATGGCACACCTTCTAGAAGGATTTATGTCACAGGGTGGTAAGAACTTAGAATACAACCTTTACGTTTAACCTCAGAGGGCTAAGAGATCATTTGTAATGTTATTGTATAACGTCCAAACAGCATCAGCTCGCGGGAAGCAGCCAGGGATCGGGGCTGGCCCAAGAGCAGACTTAATTTTTAGTTACGCAGTTATGCTCATTTAATTTACTAGCATTACTATTAGTAATAGTAGCACCCACAAAAGTCTTGCTGCTTGTTCAGGTGACCAGCAAGACGCAAGGCAGAACTTCAGCCTGGTAATGTGTGGAGAACTAGAAGATAACTGAGGGGCAGGGCTGAGTTTTGTTGAAATCAGAAAGGCACAC
This window harbors:
- the FAIM gene encoding fas apoptotic inhibitory molecule 1 — its product is MTDLVAVWDVALSDGIHKIEFEHGTTSGKRVVYVDGKEEIRKEWMFKLVGKETFCVGATKTKATINIDAVSGFAYEYTLEIDGKSLKKWLESRSETTSTWTLRLDGEDCRVVLEKDTMDVWCNGTKMETAGEFVDDGTETHFSYGHHDCCIRAVSSGKRKEGIIHTLIVDNREIPETLE